The Methanocella arvoryzae MRE50 genome includes a region encoding these proteins:
- a CDS encoding glycosyltransferase family 4 protein, with translation MKICSVSQSFYPYVGGVTRYLQALGKHLIGRGDEMIVIHYKTPEMSDYEVVDNIRIYRMAESPGLRESMDGYLKFKELIIDTTHGSKAPVSVDDRFDYGYYDYLGFNLAMYEKVKEVYQTEQFDILHVHDFQVMPLAFLLKDEIDVPLVFTWHVPFTNAMPADWRDFMVRYLRYYDQVIFSTDEYVRTAVESGLSPDKVTKINPFIETTNYCFAGPNNFREKFGIPEKDNLILCVSRMDPRKGQEYLIKALAEVVKKHPDTSCAFIGNGSLTKKLMGRNERVESLKALAAELGVADKVKFLGKVCQDDLLAGYDACDMVVLPSINEGFGLVLSEAMCFGKPLIGSNIGGIPEQIVDGVNGFLFKPTEHEELAQYISSLIENPELRKQMGNIGKELVHTKFCVERGYKDHCQIYDTIHLKKRMKDNSGAGESLLTG, from the coding sequence ATGAAAATTTGTTCTGTCTCCCAGTCATTTTATCCATACGTTGGTGGGGTGACGAGGTACCTTCAGGCCCTCGGCAAGCATTTGATCGGGAGGGGTGACGAGATGATCGTCATCCATTACAAAACGCCGGAAATGTCGGACTACGAAGTGGTCGATAACATCCGGATTTACCGTATGGCCGAGTCCCCCGGGCTCAGGGAGTCCATGGACGGCTATCTTAAGTTCAAGGAACTGATCATCGATACCACTCACGGTAGCAAGGCTCCGGTCAGCGTCGACGACCGGTTCGATTACGGGTACTACGATTACCTCGGGTTCAACCTGGCCATGTACGAGAAAGTCAAGGAAGTCTACCAGACAGAACAGTTCGACATCCTGCACGTCCACGACTTCCAGGTGATGCCCCTGGCCTTCCTGCTCAAGGATGAAATCGACGTGCCTCTGGTCTTCACCTGGCACGTGCCGTTCACGAACGCCATGCCTGCAGACTGGCGGGATTTCATGGTGAGGTACCTGCGCTACTACGATCAGGTGATCTTTTCGACGGACGAGTACGTCCGGACGGCCGTGGAGAGCGGGCTGAGCCCGGACAAGGTGACCAAGATCAACCCGTTCATTGAAACCACTAACTATTGTTTCGCTGGCCCCAACAACTTCCGGGAAAAGTTCGGCATACCGGAGAAGGATAATCTAATCCTGTGCGTTTCCCGGATGGACCCGAGAAAAGGCCAGGAATACCTGATCAAAGCCCTGGCAGAAGTGGTGAAGAAGCACCCCGATACGAGCTGTGCATTTATCGGGAACGGCTCGCTGACGAAGAAGCTCATGGGCCGGAACGAGAGGGTCGAGAGCCTGAAAGCGCTGGCAGCCGAGCTTGGCGTGGCGGACAAGGTCAAGTTCCTTGGCAAGGTCTGCCAGGATGACCTGCTGGCCGGCTACGACGCCTGCGACATGGTAGTGCTGCCGTCCATCAACGAAGGCTTCGGCCTCGTCTTATCGGAGGCAATGTGCTTCGGCAAGCCTCTCATAGGCTCCAACATCGGCGGCATCCCCGAGCAGATCGTGGACGGGGTGAACGGCTTTTTATTCAAGCCGACCGAACATGAGGAGCTCGCACAGTACATCAGCTCACTGATAGAGAACCCTGAGCTGCGGAAGCAGATGGGGAATATTGGTAAGGAGCTGGTGCACACGAAGTTCTGCGTGGAGCGGGGCTACAAAGATCACTGCCAGATCTACGATACCATCCACCTGAAGAAGAGGATGAAGGATAACTCGGGGGCCGGTGAATCACTGCTGACGGGATAA
- the asnS gene encoding asparagine--tRNA ligase: MFVKIKDILAGKYPDGEEVQVGGWVVKNRSSGKIVFTVIRDSSGEIQVTTKKGNVCDDALREADALSLEASTIIKGKVRTDPRAPGGRELVATDVKIVGASRDYPIFGEGHNPEVLLDLRHLHIRSKELVAIMKVKDSVLSSCREWFRASGFYEVTPPIIMSSSCEGGSTLFELKYFDEKAYLSQSAQLYLESLIFGLEKVYSVTPSFRAEKSRTTRHLAEYWHIEGEMAWVGLYEMIDMLEQLVSYVCNKTAEERHEELRMLGSDPEYFKNLKPPFPRITYDEAVKILQADGFDFKWGDDFGTHEERQLSMHYDKPLFITEYPLEVKAFYMKDAGNAKVLNVDMIAPRGFGEIIGGSERETDLALLEERIRKQGEDPAKYGWYLDLRRYGSVPHSGFGMGAERLVRWICNQEHIRDTIPYPRTISRFNP; the protein is encoded by the coding sequence ATGTTCGTGAAAATCAAGGACATCCTGGCCGGCAAGTACCCGGACGGCGAGGAGGTCCAGGTCGGCGGCTGGGTCGTGAAGAACCGGTCCAGCGGCAAGATCGTCTTTACGGTCATACGGGACAGCTCGGGCGAGATCCAGGTCACCACTAAGAAAGGCAACGTCTGCGACGACGCCCTGCGGGAAGCAGATGCACTGTCGCTTGAGGCTTCTACGATCATCAAAGGCAAGGTCCGCACGGACCCGAGAGCCCCGGGCGGGCGGGAGCTGGTGGCCACTGATGTGAAGATCGTCGGAGCGTCCCGGGACTACCCGATTTTCGGCGAGGGCCACAACCCCGAGGTGCTGCTCGATTTAAGACACCTGCACATCAGGAGCAAAGAGCTCGTCGCCATCATGAAGGTGAAGGACTCGGTGCTCAGCTCCTGTAGAGAATGGTTCCGCGCCAGCGGCTTCTACGAGGTCACTCCCCCCATCATCATGTCCAGCTCTTGCGAAGGCGGCTCTACGCTGTTCGAGCTCAAGTATTTCGACGAGAAGGCGTACCTGTCCCAGAGCGCCCAGCTCTATCTCGAGTCCCTCATCTTTGGCCTGGAAAAGGTCTACTCCGTCACCCCGTCCTTCAGGGCGGAAAAATCCAGGACCACGAGGCATCTGGCTGAGTACTGGCACATCGAAGGCGAGATGGCGTGGGTCGGCTTATACGAGATGATCGACATGCTGGAGCAGCTTGTCTCCTACGTGTGTAACAAGACAGCTGAAGAGCGTCATGAAGAGCTCAGGATGCTGGGCAGCGATCCTGAATACTTCAAGAACCTGAAGCCCCCCTTCCCCCGTATTACGTACGACGAGGCAGTCAAAATCTTACAGGCAGACGGCTTCGATTTCAAGTGGGGTGACGACTTCGGCACCCACGAGGAGCGCCAGCTTTCGATGCACTATGATAAGCCGCTGTTCATCACCGAGTACCCGCTCGAAGTCAAGGCCTTCTACATGAAGGACGCAGGTAATGCCAAAGTCCTCAACGTCGACATGATCGCGCCCAGAGGCTTCGGCGAGATCATCGGCGGCAGCGAACGTGAGACGGACCTGGCTCTCCTGGAGGAGCGGATCAGAAAGCAGGGCGAGGACCCGGCGAAGTACGGCTGGTATCTGGACTTACGTCGCTATGGTTCCGTTCCACACTCCGGCTTCGGCATGGGTGCAGAACGCCTCGTCCGGTGGATATGTAACCAGGAGCACATTCGGGACACGATACCCTACCCGAGGACGATCAGCCGGTTTAACCCGTAA
- the fae gene encoding formaldehyde-activating enzyme, whose product MKSLIGEALVGEGNEVAHIDLAIGLKGTPFETAFMSALMQPAMGHSPLLAVLEPNLPCKPSTLMANKVTIKNASQATLMFGPAQAAVANAVTDCVSEGVIPKGQAEDLLLIVSVFIHWDAKDKQKIYDYNYEATKLAIKRAFDGEPKIDEILARRKTAKHPFA is encoded by the coding sequence ATGAAATCTCTAATCGGCGAAGCCCTTGTGGGCGAAGGCAACGAAGTGGCTCACATCGACCTGGCCATCGGGCTGAAAGGCACGCCTTTCGAGACGGCCTTCATGTCCGCGCTGATGCAGCCGGCAATGGGCCACTCTCCACTACTGGCAGTGCTGGAGCCGAACCTGCCCTGCAAGCCGTCCACGCTGATGGCCAACAAGGTGACCATCAAGAACGCCTCCCAGGCGACCCTCATGTTCGGGCCAGCCCAGGCCGCGGTCGCCAACGCAGTCACTGACTGTGTGTCCGAGGGGGTCATTCCGAAGGGACAGGCAGAAGACCTGCTCCTCATCGTCTCCGTCTTCATCCACTGGGACGCGAAGGATAAACAGAAGATCTACGACTACAACTATGAGGCCACGAAGCTGGCTATCAAGCGGGCCTTCGACGGCGAGCCGAAGATCGACGAGATCCTCGCCCGGCGCAAGACTGCTAAGCATCCGTTCGCGTGA
- a CDS encoding carboxypeptidase-like regulatory domain-containing protein — protein MLIYTLMLRRLLPNLSSRILLLMLIIVLILPAVAAVCATEPYPPMLPGHTAGSVTGRVTTNTSQPMAGVTVYIVNAASSSIQYSSSTTDSNGYFAIASVNSTNGSPVYRILATEPGYDDATSSAFAVSPATTSIVYVTMTRNYSIATPTPTPVPSPGAIAGTVIDSNTTRGVINAKVSLVKANHQYVTITSAITDSNGRYRFSGVEYIDAPGYKLRVEKTGYEEIFTAPIMIVPDSTVTQDIYLTPVASSNGATQNATATPGPTVTAEPPTATPAPQTNSAGLPGFGIASALAGVTLAYALARKK, from the coding sequence TTGCTCATATACACGCTCATGCTCCGACGATTGCTACCTAACCTCTCATCACGCATCCTTTTACTGATGCTGATCATCGTACTGATCCTGCCGGCGGTGGCTGCGGTATGTGCTACCGAGCCTTATCCTCCCATGCTGCCCGGCCATACGGCCGGCAGCGTGACGGGCAGAGTGACCACAAACACCAGCCAGCCCATGGCCGGCGTGACGGTGTATATAGTCAACGCTGCCAGCAGCAGCATACAGTACAGCAGCAGCACGACAGACAGCAACGGCTACTTCGCCATAGCCAGCGTCAACTCGACGAACGGCAGCCCGGTATACCGGATACTGGCGACCGAGCCAGGATATGACGACGCTACCTCTTCCGCGTTTGCCGTCAGCCCGGCCACCACTTCCATCGTTTACGTAACCATGACGCGGAACTATTCCATAGCTACGCCCACCCCGACGCCAGTGCCCTCGCCCGGAGCCATTGCGGGCACAGTGATAGACTCGAACACTACCAGAGGGGTCATCAACGCCAAAGTCTCGCTTGTGAAGGCTAACCACCAGTATGTCACGATCACCAGTGCTATCACAGACAGCAACGGACGGTACCGTTTCTCCGGAGTCGAGTACATCGATGCGCCGGGGTATAAGCTCCGGGTGGAAAAAACTGGCTATGAAGAGATCTTCACCGCCCCCATCATGATCGTCCCTGACTCCACAGTCACCCAGGACATCTACCTGACTCCTGTGGCATCATCTAACGGCGCCACTCAAAACGCTACGGCGACGCCCGGGCCTACTGTGACAGCTGAGCCGCCCACAGCCACACCTGCGCCTCAGACCAACTCCGCCGGCCTGCCCGGCTTCGGGATCGCATCCGCTCTCGCAGGGGTAACCCTGGCGTATGCGCTGGCGAGGAAAAAATAG
- a CDS encoding mechanosensitive ion channel family protein: MQEPGATISGNGTEAANTTAASNASAVTGFSIDVHPLADPIQAFITATTGTSGLAADILTAGFIIVIFMALSEVARYLVKKVAPVLVKHTSSTLDDELLASIRNPIAVLFLVTGVYLAVKSIDNLSPDLIETLDHTALAALVLVVAYFVSNLLTALLRWYSREVAPHTDSDLDDHLIPFAEKLASAVIYLLAFLIILSAFGIKITALVASMGIAGIAVALAAQESLSNIFGAVAVLMDRPYRVGDRLLIPGTGQGDVVDIGMRSTRVMTRTRQLLVIPNKDMANAEIVNLSLPDPRLRLKLQVGVAYNADLDKACKVLVEIAEANEQVLKEPRPSSYVASLGDFAVQIVLLAWIDDYRKDLDVTDQLYRQILVRFKEENIEISYPVMTVLPRPA, encoded by the coding sequence ATGCAGGAGCCAGGCGCTACTATATCCGGGAATGGTACTGAGGCTGCGAATACTACAGCGGCTTCCAACGCGTCGGCTGTCACGGGCTTTTCCATCGACGTCCACCCGCTGGCGGACCCGATTCAGGCCTTTATCACCGCGACCACCGGCACCTCGGGCCTCGCGGCCGATATACTGACTGCGGGGTTCATCATTGTCATTTTCATGGCGCTCTCGGAAGTAGCCAGGTACCTCGTCAAGAAAGTCGCTCCTGTCCTTGTGAAGCACACCTCTTCGACGCTGGACGACGAGCTGCTCGCTTCGATCAGGAACCCGATCGCCGTGCTCTTTCTGGTCACGGGGGTTTACCTCGCGGTCAAATCCATAGATAACCTTTCCCCGGACCTGATAGAGACGCTCGACCACACGGCCCTCGCCGCGCTGGTCCTGGTCGTCGCGTATTTCGTCAGCAACCTTCTCACAGCCCTGCTCCGGTGGTACTCCCGGGAAGTGGCGCCTCATACAGACTCAGACCTGGACGATCACCTGATCCCGTTCGCGGAAAAGCTGGCTAGCGCCGTCATATACCTGCTGGCTTTCCTGATCATTCTCAGCGCCTTCGGCATCAAAATTACTGCGCTCGTAGCCAGCATGGGCATTGCAGGTATCGCCGTGGCCCTCGCCGCGCAGGAATCGCTGTCCAACATCTTCGGCGCTGTCGCCGTCCTCATGGATCGTCCGTACAGGGTGGGAGATCGCCTCCTCATCCCGGGCACAGGCCAGGGAGACGTGGTAGACATCGGCATGCGTAGCACCCGCGTCATGACCCGCACCCGCCAGCTCCTCGTGATCCCCAATAAAGATATGGCGAACGCCGAGATCGTGAACCTCTCGCTGCCCGACCCGCGGCTCCGCCTGAAACTACAGGTGGGCGTCGCGTATAACGCTGACCTGGACAAGGCCTGCAAGGTCCTGGTAGAGATTGCCGAAGCGAACGAGCAGGTTCTGAAGGAGCCCAGGCCCTCTTCCTACGTCGCCTCGCTGGGCGACTTCGCAGTCCAGATCGTCCTGCTCGCGTGGATAGACGACTACCGGAAAGACCTCGACGTGACCGACCAGCTGTACCGGCAGATCCTCGTCCGGTTCAAAGAAGAGAACATCGAGATCTCATACCCGGTCATGACCGTTCTGCCCAGGCCTGCTTAG
- a CDS encoding CBS domain-containing protein, translating to MTQLTLMKLKDVMSKPLIIDKSDRITEALDMMDKHHVRRLIVRHSGQVMGIISIRSICESLGSRRKYNHPPSLFHAADALSNSFALLSPDDELEKAIQALKEVDAVVVADTSIRGSISTSDILRHVAPSGPVASLMKTPITAPPDARVSHIRRLMMEQGVSRVPIMDGATLVGMVSETDVAAAFRGVKRRSAQNHEDNNVERMIAMDILRVNVITVSPETDIREAARIMLENDIGALPVLDDRRRLVGIITRRDIVRAI from the coding sequence ATGACACAGTTAACACTAATGAAGCTCAAGGACGTCATGTCAAAGCCGCTGATCATCGACAAGTCAGATCGCATCACGGAGGCGCTCGACATGATGGACAAGCACCACGTGCGGAGGCTTATTGTCAGGCACTCCGGCCAGGTCATGGGAATCATCTCTATCCGCAGCATCTGCGAATCGCTCGGCTCCCGGCGGAAGTACAACCATCCGCCCTCGCTCTTCCACGCGGCGGACGCGCTGAGCAACAGCTTTGCGCTCCTCAGCCCTGACGACGAGCTGGAGAAAGCTATCCAGGCCCTCAAAGAAGTCGACGCGGTGGTGGTCGCAGATACCAGCATCCGGGGCTCGATCTCGACCAGCGATATCCTTCGCCATGTAGCCCCTTCGGGCCCGGTGGCGTCCCTCATGAAGACCCCGATAACGGCGCCGCCCGACGCCAGGGTTTCGCATATCCGCAGGCTGATGATGGAGCAGGGCGTCAGCAGGGTGCCCATCATGGACGGGGCCACTCTCGTGGGGATGGTCTCGGAGACCGACGTTGCCGCAGCTTTCAGGGGGGTCAAGCGCCGCTCGGCCCAGAACCACGAGGACAATAACGTCGAGCGCATGATCGCGATGGATATACTGAGGGTGAACGTCATCACCGTCAGCCCCGAGACCGACATCAGGGAGGCAGCCCGGATCATGCTCGAGAACGACATCGGCGCCCTGCCTGTGCTGGACGACCGCCGGCGGCTGGTGGGCATTATCACCCGGCGCGACATCGTTCGCGCCATCTAA
- a CDS encoding CBS domain-containing protein — protein sequence MTSVEEIMSAPVFAVSARDNMARARNLMLRNGVSRLAVVDEGRLRGIVSRKDLGMRLNQSEPQWRRRPLDQVPVDLIMTPDPVTVEPSDEIQAVARTMLDRDVSSLIVYTDPQGVLGIVTKFDLVKYFTLVGCPLRVGDMMSGKPPTVSRLHTINSVLDIMAENNTDRVVVTDADNEKVCSGMITLDDLGFVEINPRGGKEFKESRRVQPGGPRRYRAYVELPTVAEDVMNSPVIAVQRKTMAEDAAKIMVEKDFDMLPVIDDVLVGQFNMENILKWLSEGQE from the coding sequence ATGACTTCCGTCGAAGAGATCATGTCTGCGCCGGTCTTTGCCGTGTCGGCGCGGGATAACATGGCCAGGGCCAGGAACCTGATGCTCCGCAACGGAGTATCGAGGCTGGCTGTGGTCGACGAAGGCCGGCTGAGAGGCATCGTGAGCAGGAAAGACCTGGGCATGCGGCTGAACCAGTCTGAGCCACAGTGGAGAAGACGGCCGCTGGACCAGGTGCCAGTCGACCTGATCATGACGCCCGATCCTGTGACAGTCGAGCCGTCAGACGAAATACAGGCGGTAGCCCGGACCATGCTCGACCGGGACGTGTCGAGCCTCATCGTTTATACCGATCCCCAGGGGGTCCTGGGCATAGTGACCAAGTTCGACCTGGTCAAATACTTCACGCTGGTCGGCTGCCCGCTCCGGGTGGGCGACATGATGTCCGGCAAGCCGCCGACAGTAAGCCGTTTGCATACGATCAACAGCGTCCTCGACATCATGGCAGAGAACAACACTGACCGGGTGGTGGTCACCGACGCAGACAACGAGAAGGTCTGCTCAGGCATGATCACCCTGGACGACCTGGGCTTCGTGGAGATCAATCCCAGGGGAGGGAAGGAGTTCAAGGAATCCCGGAGAGTCCAGCCCGGAGGGCCCCGGCGGTACAGGGCCTATGTCGAGCTGCCGACTGTAGCGGAAGACGTGATGAACTCCCCTGTCATTGCCGTCCAGCGCAAGACCATGGCTGAAGATGCTGCCAAAATCATGGTGGAGAAAGACTTCGACATGCTCCCGGTGATCGACGACGTGCTCGTCGGGCAGTTCAACATGGAAAATATCCTGAAGTGGCTGTCGGAGGGCCAGGAATGA
- a CDS encoding CBS domain-containing protein yields MNRNEVGEFGGQRRSRRYNSGRFEADLQRGQVTRDLNFKQRISKRESGIMTVSQKEVVTIPPTTTVMGAAKTMVGYNYRRLPVADPGTKRIEGICTVMDFIDYLGGGEKRAIIERKYDGNMILAINAPVTEIMQYDVVTVSDESSLEDAISLMISRSVGGLPVIDEERRIVGILTERDVVRIMGDAVVGRKVSDIMSRQVTTAPPDMTIEEAARMMVSSDFRRLPVTAGNLVCGIITATDIMRYLGSGDAFRKLVTGNVHEAMGAPISSIMKTDILTIRSDEDLGGVAQIMARNRIGCMPVIDSSGLTGIVTEHDIVMSLKEAV; encoded by the coding sequence GTGAACAGGAACGAAGTTGGTGAATTCGGAGGGCAGCGGCGCAGCCGGAGATACAATTCGGGGCGGTTCGAGGCCGACCTGCAGCGGGGCCAGGTGACCCGGGACCTGAACTTCAAGCAGCGCATCTCGAAGCGCGAAAGCGGCATCATGACCGTCTCTCAGAAAGAAGTCGTCACCATCCCGCCGACCACCACCGTGATGGGCGCGGCGAAAACCATGGTCGGGTACAATTACCGGCGGCTGCCGGTTGCCGATCCGGGCACGAAGCGGATTGAGGGCATCTGCACCGTGATGGACTTCATAGACTACCTGGGCGGCGGCGAAAAGCGGGCTATCATCGAGCGCAAATATGATGGCAATATGATTCTTGCGATCAACGCCCCTGTGACCGAGATCATGCAGTACGACGTGGTGACAGTGTCCGACGAGTCCTCGCTGGAAGACGCTATCTCCCTGATGATCAGCCGATCGGTAGGGGGCCTGCCCGTGATCGACGAAGAGCGCCGGATCGTGGGCATTCTCACCGAGCGGGACGTCGTCCGGATCATGGGTGACGCAGTTGTAGGACGAAAGGTGAGTGACATCATGAGCAGACAAGTGACGACGGCGCCGCCTGACATGACTATAGAAGAGGCTGCCCGGATGATGGTTTCGAGCGACTTCCGGCGGCTGCCGGTCACCGCGGGCAACCTGGTATGCGGCATCATCACAGCCACGGATATCATGCGCTACCTCGGCAGCGGGGACGCCTTCAGGAAGCTGGTCACGGGGAACGTCCACGAGGCCATGGGAGCCCCGATCAGCTCTATCATGAAGACCGACATCCTCACGATCAGGTCAGACGAAGACCTGGGCGGAGTCGCCCAGATCATGGCGAGGAACCGCATCGGGTGCATGCCCGTCATAGACAGCTCCGGGCTGACCGGCATCGTCACCGAGCACGATATTGTCATGTCCCTGAAGGAGGCAGTATGA
- a CDS encoding CBS domain-containing protein has product MKVEDVMSVNPVWVSPGEFVTKARELMRDNNIQSLPVVKNGKYAGMITVQDIINVTSTKSNVTIDGYVRLDVPTVTPDTDLATAARKIISTDEGRLPVVLDGGRIVGMLSIVDMFEGVDDLGLPDMPVSEVMTRKVVVCEPGDPISKVWRNMTEFGLYGFPVVRSGMEVIGMITREDILKRGYVRFQREDEAMRKPSSIVQMIMSTPAITVSEDDRVKKAAGIFAERGIGRLPVVKNGKLTGIVDRYDILKVCRRLLTVD; this is encoded by the coding sequence ATGAAAGTGGAAGACGTTATGTCGGTAAACCCCGTGTGGGTAAGCCCTGGGGAGTTCGTTACTAAAGCCAGGGAACTCATGAGGGACAATAATATTCAGAGCCTGCCTGTGGTGAAGAACGGCAAGTACGCGGGCATGATTACTGTACAGGACATCATCAACGTGACCTCGACCAAGTCCAACGTCACCATCGACGGTTACGTGCGGCTGGACGTGCCGACGGTCACCCCCGATACCGACCTGGCCACCGCCGCCAGAAAGATCATCAGCACTGACGAGGGCCGGCTGCCCGTAGTCCTGGACGGCGGCCGGATCGTCGGCATGCTGAGCATCGTGGACATGTTCGAAGGCGTGGACGACCTCGGCCTGCCGGACATGCCGGTGAGCGAGGTCATGACCAGGAAAGTGGTCGTATGCGAGCCCGGGGACCCCATTTCAAAGGTGTGGAGGAACATGACGGAGTTCGGCCTCTACGGCTTTCCCGTGGTCCGGTCAGGCATGGAGGTCATAGGAATGATCACCAGGGAAGACATCCTCAAGCGGGGCTACGTACGGTTCCAGCGGGAGGATGAGGCCATGCGGAAGCCCTCCAGCATCGTCCAGATGATCATGAGCACCCCCGCCATTACCGTGAGCGAAGACGACCGTGTGAAAAAGGCAGCCGGGATCTTTGCTGAGCGGGGCATCGGCAGGCTGCCTGTAGTCAAGAATGGCAAGCTCACGGGAATCGTCGACCGCTACGATATCCTGAAGGTTTGCAGGAGGCTGTTGACCGTTGACTAG
- a CDS encoding CBS domain-containing protein, which translates to MLEYGRSMPMETDISVSDVMSRKLITADVSETAETIGGKMAAARTGCVIVVRDTQPVGIVTERDLVVKVVSKNLQPSTVKAEELMSTPLITVTPDKSTELASREMVRHRIRRLPVVQGRKLVGIVTDSDLLSISSELSGILRDLIQQNNPPGEFSGGNEAVVSPDSFRQGICEVCQNFKESLINIDGTYVCSRCREELPFYQ; encoded by the coding sequence ATGTTAGAATATGGAAGGAGCATGCCCATGGAGACGGACATATCAGTTAGCGACGTGATGTCGCGAAAGCTCATCACCGCCGACGTGTCTGAGACGGCGGAAACGATCGGAGGCAAGATGGCCGCAGCCAGGACCGGCTGTGTCATCGTCGTCCGGGACACTCAGCCCGTGGGCATCGTGACGGAGCGGGATCTGGTCGTCAAGGTGGTCTCGAAGAACCTGCAGCCCTCTACTGTCAAGGCAGAAGAGCTCATGTCGACTCCGCTCATCACTGTCACGCCGGATAAAAGCACCGAGCTGGCATCCCGGGAGATGGTGCGGCACAGGATCCGGAGGCTGCCTGTGGTACAGGGTAGAAAGTTAGTTGGTATAGTTACCGACTCTGATCTGCTCTCTATATCCTCAGAGTTGAGCGGGATCCTCCGGGACCTGATCCAGCAGAACAACCCCCCCGGAGAGTTTTCAGGAGGAAACGAGGCCGTGGTCTCGCCTGACTCCTTCAGGCAGGGCATATGTGAGGTCTGCCAGAACTTCAAAGAGTCCCTGATCAACATCGATGGCACTTACGTGTGCTCGAGATGCAGGGAAGAGCTGCCATTTTACCAGTGA
- a CDS encoding Era-like GTP-binding protein, which yields MSIFTSIKGSLAKVKSLFARRKMARIGIYGPPNAGKTTLANRIVSDFTGEEMGSASAIPHETRRVKKREGVTIKAGGASITLDVIDTPGLATRIDFHDFMAMGIPEEEARRRAKEATEGVIEAIKWMDNLDGVLLVMDSKEDPYTQVNVTVVGNMEARHLPMLIVANKMDLDGASVERIKGAFPQHTVVPVSALKGTNIELLYETIAHRFG from the coding sequence ATGTCAATATTTACCAGTATCAAGGGCAGCCTGGCGAAGGTGAAGAGCCTGTTCGCCCGGCGCAAGATGGCCAGAATAGGGATCTACGGCCCGCCGAACGCGGGCAAGACTACCCTGGCCAACCGGATCGTCTCAGACTTCACCGGTGAGGAGATGGGCAGCGCTTCTGCTATCCCCCACGAGACCCGCAGGGTTAAAAAGCGGGAGGGCGTGACGATCAAGGCGGGCGGGGCGTCGATTACGCTCGACGTGATCGATACGCCGGGCCTGGCGACCCGCATAGACTTCCACGACTTTATGGCTATGGGCATACCTGAGGAAGAGGCCCGCCGCAGGGCGAAGGAAGCGACAGAAGGCGTGATCGAGGCCATCAAGTGGATGGACAACCTCGACGGAGTCCTCCTCGTCATGGACTCCAAGGAGGACCCCTACACTCAGGTCAACGTGACTGTGGTCGGCAACATGGAGGCCAGACACCTCCCGATGCTCATCGTGGCCAACAAGATGGACCTGGACGGCGCCTCGGTCGAGCGCATCAAGGGTGCGTTTCCTCAGCATACCGTCGTACCGGTATCAGCCCTGAAAGGCACCAACATCGAGCTGCTCTACGAGACTATCGCCCACAGGTTCGGGTGA
- a CDS encoding DUF2073 domain-containing protein, with amino-acid sequence MDVQINMISADRLSALSSADKISLILEDVKRGQIVILENGLDPFEEARLIESTMAQIGEVFSGIEIQSYPHQQQRSWLERLVKKDIRRMTVIGPADRMKTIRCEKDMISALIS; translated from the coding sequence ATGGACGTCCAGATCAACATGATTTCCGCCGACCGGCTGAGCGCCCTCAGCTCAGCGGATAAGATCTCGCTGATCCTGGAAGACGTCAAGCGAGGGCAGATCGTCATCCTGGAAAACGGCCTGGACCCCTTCGAGGAGGCCAGGCTGATCGAGTCCACCATGGCGCAGATTGGAGAAGTCTTCTCCGGCATAGAGATCCAGAGCTACCCCCACCAGCAGCAGAGATCGTGGCTGGAGAGACTGGTGAAGAAAGACATCAGGCGGATGACGGTGATCGGCCCCGCCGACAGAATGAAGACAATCCGCTGCGAGAAAGACATGATCTCCGCGCTGATCTCCTGA